TATCCGCTCATCTACGCCTGGGGCGAAGTGGAGGGCTGGCAACGCATCTCGTTCAGCGACCAGCGGGGCCAGCGCCGCTTCTACGACTGGGCCAGCGAGCGCACGCTCTTTGAAGACGGCTACGTGGTGGAAGGCACGGTCTTCCCGGTGTCGACCCGCAGCCAGTTCGACAACGCGGTGGCCAATGCCGGGGCAGGGGACGTGATCGAATTCACCGCCTCCCTCCCCACCACCAGCCTTTCGGTGAAGAACAAGCAGGTGGCCGACGGTTACGTGCGCATCCGTGCCGCCCAGCCGGGCGCGATTGAGCTCAAGTCGCTCAATGTCGAAAACAGCAGCGGCATTATCGTGGAGGGCTTTGCCTTTGGTCCCAACACCTCGTCGATCTATTGCAAGGTAGTCAATTCCCAGCGGGTGCGCATCCTTCGCAACACCTTCGACTGCAAGGACGTGACGAACAACCAGAACGCGATCGTCACCACCCAGGCCTCAGAAGATATCGAGATCGCCTACAACGACTTCGACAACAAGAACGTCAGCACGACCGAGACTCAGTCGAAGATCACCGGCAGCTACCTGAAGGTACAGTACGACGCGCCCGACATCACGCGCCGTCTGCACATCCACCACAACCACTTCAAGAACATCGTGCCGCTGCCCAATGGCTCCAGCTTTGCGGGCGACTCCGACCGCGAGTGTATCGTCTTCGGCGTCAGCGGCTCGCAGGATGAGCTGACCGACCACGTGGTGGAATACAACCTCTTTGAAGACTGCGACGGCGAGAACGAGATCATTACGGTCAAGACTTCGCGCAATACCATCCGCCACAACACGTTTTACAACTCGCTCGGGTCGATCTCGATCCGCTTCGGCACCGAAACCAAGGTCTACGGCAACGCCTTTATCGGCGACGAGCACAACCAGAACGCCTACAGCAACGATCTCGGCGGCGTGCGGGCCTACGGCAGCCATCACCAGATCTACAACAACTACTTCCAGGGCCTCAACGGCAACAGCTACCGCATCCCCATCCTGCTCGACTCTGG
The window above is part of the Verrucomicrobiota bacterium JB022 genome. Proteins encoded here:
- a CDS encoding polysaccharide lyase 6 family protein is translated as MRSLAALCLAASALTAATFPNAVEVEDWRYDPSLGWFVDDFGGWLWSHDNGWIYPTDGNWDTEGVYFYDHGMQRWMWSQSEHYPLIYAWGEVEGWQRISFSDQRGQRRFYDWASERTLFEDGYVVEGTVFPVSTRSQFDNAVANAGAGDVIEFTASLPTTSLSVKNKQVADGYVRIRAAQPGAIELKSLNVENSSGIIVEGFAFGPNTSSIYCKVVNSQRVRILRNTFDCKDVTNNQNAIVTTQASEDIEIAYNDFDNKNVSTTETQSKITGSYLKVQYDAPDITRRLHIHHNHFKNIVPLPNGSSFAGDSDRECIVFGVSGSQDELTDHVVEYNLFEDCDGENEIITVKTSRNTIRHNTFYNSLGSISIRFGTETKVYGNAFIGDEHNQNAYSNDLGGVRAYGSHHQIYNNYFQGLNGNSYRIPILLDSGDTSDSTGGDGHERATHCVVAHNTIVDCAWGIALGLNYSLTPKENLIANNLVQNRTNNLYHLGSNAAAESSNTFAGNLGHPLGSANLGLDRPENEIRQADPLLVAAEVNGWPLYRLGQGSPAVDAATALELAVAVDLEGQSRDVPDVGADEVGQPATAMRLPVNPADVGPNPLR